aagagggtaataaaacaaatcaaaagtgGATCGTACATCCTAGTTGTCCAATGGCGCGCTCATATCCAGAACTGGGGCGATGTTGGCGTAAAAAGTCACGCAAATTGCCGTGCGGAGCAAATTCCACGATGACGTATAGCGGACCATCCTGAGTGCAGCAACCGAGCAGATTGAGAATATTGACGTGTGTACcgatcatcttcatcatctccATTTCGGAGACGAGATCCATCAATTCCGTGTCCGTGTGGCCTTCTGTTgtcaaagaacaaaaaaaagggagaaacatGACGGAATTGTCCGGCAGAGCAATCACAAATCAAACTTGCCTTTGAGCATTTTGACAGCGACAGTCGAGACAGAGTTCTTTTCAATAATTCCGTTGGCCTGAGCCTGAACCACATGGCCGAAAGCTCCTTCGCCCAGCGATTTTCCCAATTGCAGGTCTTGGCGCGGAAATTCCCATCGCGTATCCAGAGGTAATTCGTATTCAGAAACGGATCCAATGTCCGTGCCCAGCCTTGAACGATGCTTCTCGATTTTGATGACGGGAAAGAGCAGCGGCTCGTGAATTCCCCCACCAACGCCATTGACGGCCGAACGTTGCTCAATAATCACTTTTTTGGTACAGGGCGCAATGCAGTGAGCTGTTTCCAGGGCCATGAACTTGTTGCGTTTTTGACGACTGCCccagataataaaataaaacattcgtTAGGAAAACCAggtcagaaaaagaaatggcaatTTAATAGTACCTGTATCTTTTGCGGAAAGCAATGGCAAAGAGAACGACAAAGGCCAGCACGATTGAGCCGAGGACGGAAGCCAAGATAATCACTACTTTCTGATCTTGTAGATGATGGAGACCTCCTTCCAATAAATGATCGATGGACGGTGATTCCTCTTCTGGGTCCACTGCgaataagaaaaagcaaaTATTATAATTGGAGGGGCCTCTAACCATCATCAGTCAACCCCGAAAAATCGTTTCGCCACTTACCGACAGTGAGCCAAGCGCTGCGGTATGACATGCCCAAACTGTTGCCGGCCATGCACGTGTACCATCCGGCATCCTCTTTAGTCACGTTCTCTAGTCGCAGCACTTGATGATCGTTATTTACCTCGCCGTCTTCATCCAACTGTGtttgttcaaaaatgaaattatttttagaaaacaaatttctcacAATGGCATGACGTGCCAAGTCGtgcaaattaaaaagtaaaacgtgcaatctttcatttcatttccacatgctgtttttttttaaatgtttgtaAAAGGAGTCGCCGTGCATTTgtctcctcttttttgttgttgttggaaggGAATGTTAGTGGATGCAAGGACCAAGAGACACCTAACGGTGGATTCGAGCAACGCTTTGAAGAGCGtctaaataaatcaaaataggACCGAGAATTTCGATTGGGAAACTAATTCTTGATTCCAAAAAGACGAGCAAATGGAATTCGttgagaattttcttttacagttCCCTGAATGGAGGAGAAgcaaagagaaggaagagaggAGAGGCAGGCGGGGGCATTCCGCAAGGCGTTGCGATTGTCGTGCGGATGGAAACCTGAGTTGGGTAGATGCGCCGGTAATAAGGCTTCTTTTCCTCGTCTTCCCAGGAGCCATTCACTTGGTAGTGTTTAATCCAGATGAAATGAGGATGCAATTCCGACGTGACGCGGCACACCAGCGTGACTATTTCGCCTTCCTTGGCCGTTGTATTCTTCAGCTCGTCGCTAATCACCGGCTTGTGATGGAAGCGTTCTGAGGTGGCGGGACGAATGGGTCGATTTTTAGCATTTGTCAAGTGGTTTGGGAGCGAGGGGCGTgacacaaaacattttcatctaGACAGCTTCGTCATCACCGATAAATTAAGAGAATCCCAGAGCCAATAAAAAGCCTACCTTTCGAGTTTTTAAATCGAAAACGTGTCGAGAAGCcgctttttaaaatcaaataaaattcctgCTAGTGACCGCACTCACGTGACACACTTTTTGCGCCGCTTCTTTTCGTTTGTCACACATTCTTAACATGCGCTAAGTCGCAGGCTATTATGAAATGGGAAACTCACCTGCAGAGCATTGCCGATAGGAGTGCCTGTCGTGTCGTTGACGAAGGAGCCGTTGTCGTCCGTGAAGTGCCTGTACCACTGGACGTACGGTGTCAAGTCGGAAATGACGCGGCATTCAAATGACACCGTCCCGCCAATCGACACCGTCGAATTGTGCATTTCCATGATGAGCGGCTTATGCGGGAAACGTTCTGCGCACGCACGGCAAAATACCGAGAAAAACATGCATCAGTCAAGTCATTCCATGCAACCAGGCTCAAACACATATCAAGTGTagggagaggaaaaaaaaactatcgtgttcttttttttttcatcatgctCTTCGTGACGGGCGTTATTGATTCGTCAACTTGCAAACGAGGCGGTggttgtttattatttaaaaaaaaaagtaacgcCATCATCGTACGAGGAAAGGGTTGGTTGATTGTCTAGAGAGCGTGATTTATTCTCACGTGGGTTGAGGCAGGAAATTTTTTGCTTTGCTGTTGGAAAATGGACAACCAACCACCAACTCCCaggaaataattgaataattgaacAAGTTCCAACAATGCCGTCGGTACCATCACGAAGCTCCAAAGCCAATGCGGTTAGTGTTAAGAACGGCCTTTGCACATGCGACCGGCCCCAATGTTACGTGCACAGCTGTTAGTAGACTCACCTTCCGCCCAAAACGACACAACGTATTATGGCATTAAAACACATTTGTATGGTAAAACCCGTCCCTTCCCCCCTCTGCATATACAAGATAGTTAACCTTTTCCCCCTACCGCCACCAGCTGTGTGTATATCAagcaataaacaatttgataaaaacacaatttaCCTTGAATGAGAAGTTTGAAAGTAAACGAGACGGAGCCGTGCGAGTTGGACACGGTGCAAGTGTAGTTTCCCGAATCGTAGGTGGTGGCCTCCTCCAGCTCCAGCGACCATTTTTGCAACTTGGCCGAGCCCAGGTGGCGTTTGATCGGACCGCCGTCCTTCGTCCACACTATCTCCGGTTTGGGGTATCCTGTTGCGGGAGGGCACACAAGAGGTCGACGTGAAACTCGAGGAACGTGAATATATTTGAAGGCAAACGAGCCAATATAACACATACCATCAGCTGGGCACTTGTAAGTGACGGTGGATCCGGCAGGCTTCACTTGAGACATGAAGGCTTCCATTTTCTTGATGCGGATGAAACTCGGAGACTGAGGCTTACCGTCAGCGGCCAAAGTGGTGGAACCCGAGACGTCGTCGTCAGCCATTGGGAAATCACTTTCTTCCTCTTCGGGATGAAGCGATGGCGTGCTAAACAAGTGCGGATGGTAGTCGTCATCGGCCTGGTCGCTCTGCAACTCTTCGGCGGCTGTGGCATCGACATCATCATCGTCCATCTTGACGATGACGGTGAAGTTACACCAAGGGGTCATTTTAGGAGCTGGATCCATCAATCGGACGCTTTTGGGGCGGATAGACCAGGCTCCTCCATCGCTAGACTCGACGAATGTTATGGTGATTGAATTcctggaagaaataaaaataccaattttagcaattttctttttaaaaatgtctcctttttcttttgtcgataagaaattcaaatggaCGTACTTCTTTTTGGCATATCGAATGCGTGAGTGCTGGCGGGGATCCACTCGGACGTCGTTGTGGTACCATTCGACACCATGGCCAGCCAGTTGAGTTAGTCCAGACGGACAATCGTACTTGACCGTGTCTCCTTCGTAGACTTCCACTTCTTCATCTGCGAGtcggcaaaaaagaaaaagacaacaaaaacacaaaatgaaatttttggaattcaacacacacacaaaactttttgttaTAACCATCGAGCGGCCGTTGAGCCGGATAGAAAATCCACacaatagaaagaaaagaggctgGTAGTAACACAATGAAGAAAAGCGGTTAACCTCGCGCGCCCACCTTATTACCTTTCATAATAGGTAATTCGAGACTCTTATTATTTAACAATTTCCGAGCACAAAGCCTTGTCATGTCGAGGTGGGGAGACTGGGGGAGAGAGattaaaaatgattcttttgatCTTCCCTTTTTGTTGCAGAAAGACCGACTAATAAGAGTTTCTCAAACAGTATGTCAATTCCAAGTATTCGACCAAGTCTCGGTATTTTGCTCATCATGTTTTAAGGAGGGATTCCGGGGCAACCAATCAACGTTGTGGTCTGTCTTATTCTGTGGGAAAGAATGAGCCCCCCATTCTGTcaatttcccccccccccaaacaagagaaaaaatcatcaGCATTTCTTAACCAGAGGTTAaacacggaaaaagaaaaagaaaaaagggtgttgtaaatttaaaaataaaaagagtttcttttctcttctcacaAGAGACAATAGAAGAGATAGCACACGAAAGGTAGGGAAGCCCGAaaggaatggaaaaaaaagaatagacaaTGGTCAATTTCAACCGATGGGGCTCCTCTTCTATCGGCCCGACCGCAGTTAGCAGGTAAGAGAAAGATTTTCATTACATCATCcccaaataaataacaagaaaagaagactcggtaaatttaaaaaagaagaagaaaagattttaaaattgtgaTGGCGTCATAGCCGTCAGAAAGGAAGAGGAGCCAAGAGCTTTGCTGAATCACGTGACTTGGGCGGCTAGGAAAGGATTCGAGGGAACTcgataacaaaagaaaagagaatctaACAAGAGGATTTATTCAAATGggcatatgtgtgtgtgtgtgtgtatgcaaCACCGCACAGTGCACACACGACTGACACCTGGGAGCCATTTCCAGCAAATTAGAAAGACACCTCGACCGGCACggcagccaacaacaacaaaaaatccaacCATGACGGTACGTCAGACAagaaaaaccccgaaaaatctaaaaatgaataaattaaacacGAAATTTGTCATGCAAAATCAGatatttctttacttttcGAAATGATTGTGCGATGGGGTCCTTGAAATGTCTTTGCTGGAACGGCGACTCAATCCCGTCAACCCTCTGATGCAAGTTAAGTATATATTAAGGAAGAGAGTAGCAAGCGAATCTGCCCCGTCATCTAAATAGCTCAATCGTGGAACAAGACAAAACCCTCAAACGTCCCCGTGTGATCCCGACCTTCTGGCGTCCGACGCCAGAAGAAAGACGACCGAGCAAATGCCAGCATCGTTCGCCAAGATATTTATATACTTTCGctatacatttttgttttgagttttcaatattttctttttgctgtcTGTTTCTCCTGcaggaattttttgttttatttcttcggGGGGCTCCAGCTTTCCGCCAGTCGAGATAAGACGAAAGCGGCAAAACCTTCAGAGTGCAAAACCTGCACCTGATCACGCGCGTTCAAGAGTCAGGTCGAGAAAGTAGGTCGACACTTAAACATCGCGCAACTTCGAGTAAAGTGATCCGCATCGTGAATCGATAGAACAGGACAAGTCAGAGAGAGTCGCAATATTTATTCCGATGAAAAATAGCCTATCCATACTCGTGATCCATCACGACATTTTCGTGCCGTcaaggataaaaagaaaaatatctatcGGCAAAAGACAAACGCGCATCCTGGTACTTTCTCAAAAACGCTTTTACATTCGTCATtcctatttcttttattaaaatatgcagacgaaaaacacacaaaacatttAGATGTCACCAAAGTTTTGGGGATAACGTCGAGTGACACAGTACCGGATcctatcaaaataaaaaaaaagacggtggttttctatttttttacgaCCGATACCGACATTTACTTGGcagtaaaatgaatttttcaaaacacaCGGATCCAAAAAGATGTCAACTCTTGGCGAAATCTCCGCTGCTGCCTTCAAGAGTTCCTGctgttgtttattattttcctattttagtGGAGAGGATCCTTCTTTTTGACCATCAAACGTCGCCGTTTTATAGTAATATGTTCCAGAATGAGGCGGACGCTGGTCCCTTTAAATCGCCATCAACTGCCTAAACGAGCGAAATGGCTGCCAGCCAAAGTCTGCTGGTAATGAATCACCAGAGAAATTCAGAGAAGAAGATACACCCAGCAGCCGGTAATTGAATTAGAATCTTTTCCAGTGGTggctttttattattcatcatttctatctccttttgctcgttttctctctctcccccacttttgctgctgtccAAGTGCAACAAACCTCGCGATGGAGTAGTCGAGCTCCGCCTGCAACTCATTAGCGCACAAAAAGCCAAAGCACCCAGTGTCTCCACATATTCTCCCCTCATCCGAAACCCTCGGCGCGTCTATATTTAATGGCGTCCATCAGCGCCCTCTGGGAAACATTTCAGACCTGCTGGTGgagcctgctgctgctgtagggAAACgggaaactttattttttcttcttttacagcACCCACAGGTTCCCGttgccatttttctctctccactgCTAACCCTATACTTAAGAATgcggttttttctctctcgattgGTTAGTTGTTgctattatttcttttcttctctctctcgactagACTAGGGGCCGGTTTAAACTAGGTGGATCAAAGTTTTTGATCACTAGATGGCCCCTGGGCGACACATACTTCACCCATCTCTCATATTTTGATTTCCATCcagcaaagagaaagagagaggagcgCAGACATTTCACATGTCAagccgaaagaagaaaaaaaagggggaaaaaaatcccaacaacaacaaacatccAGAcccaccaacacacacacacacagtacaATCGTGaaaggcaagaaaaaagattttttggctATTTGAATAACGACTAGGTTACgatcaagtttttctttcgaatACATTCCCGACGTCccgctgttttttttatatacgaGTTGTTCAAAACATGGCGACGGCCGTATGACATCTCCTAGCGCCCAGCAAACATTCCGATGAATCCCTGGCGATTACAATTTGATAGGAGACACAAGGTGGAAGGATCAAAACAGACGGACTCGGCCATTCAGATTCGAGAACCCCAAAAATCCAATCCCATGCAACAGTGGCACTGTGGAATTATACGCTTGTTGTCCCTCAGCCGGACCAGCCGTCCGTGACGGGGCGTCACCCGCcagaatcatcatcatcatcatcctagtcatttctctcgtttctttcttcatttcttttctattgttggcgtccgttttctctttgatgagaatcaatcaaaaacattCCTCCTCTGCAAGACGTTGGCAAATGGCGATAACGCCTTCGTGCAACACGCTCCTCGGCCACAGTCCCTCATTATTTCCGTTCTGCTGGGCTATTCCGCATGTCAGACAGCGTCGGAATCGATCATTTCCCTCGCAAACAAAATCCCCTCGCCACTTTCTACCGCAGCAAACAGTCGGGGCCCTTGAAGACGATTGGGAAAAGAACCCACTTGATTGACACCGGCTAATTGCTCATTCAGGCTTGAAAATAGGAAAGACACGTCAAACTGTCAACCAAATACACTCAATTTCCGCAGGAATCAAGTCAGGATGTTTCACATcaaaataagaacaataaTCAAGTTGAAGAAAACTTACGTCGCTGCTGTGTCGGTGCGGCGCGATTGACTGAGGCGGCAAACAGGATCAAGGCAGACAACAAGAGTATCCGGTCCATCTTCTTTTGGGTACGGCGCGGCCTTCTTCAGGGGCAATCAGAAATCCAAGGGGtggaagaagcagcagcaaaacAAGTCGGgatgaaaagataaaaggaaaaaatccaaaagggCGCGACGCGCTGCCTCCAATCAAAACATCTGCGGGGGGAAGCACacaatttatattatttttaaaatcaaaaatacgttttctatatacacacacacagagtctaCGTATAAAGATGAAATGCTTTAAATGTACAATGCCGCGACTGGATGGaacccgaaaaagaaaaaaggtacaGGTCAGAAAATCAGGGGGGCCCCCAGACTCTTACCATTTCCAACAGGTAAGGAGATCCACCTGACCCCTATAAATAAATCAGTGGCTAGACGCCCCACCCCTCGGTACTTTACCGCAGCCAAAAAAGTCTCTGCACTGGTAggcccattttctttttaacagcAATAAAACTAAAGGGGTTTTTCTGGTcagagatttttcttttgacggtgaaaatgaacaaaagagacacacaaGCAAATTCGAGAGCGCGTGCCCCACACCATCTAACGTGTCGGAAAGACGAGGCCGGCTATATGCAATCGAAAGTTGATTGCACCGCGGCGTATCAAAAAGTCCAGCATCTTTTTTTGGTCACAAGGACGAGATCAATCTCTATTTCTCATATTTTTaagggacttttttttctgttttttaacaaaaaaaatatgaggaAGATGGGATGATCCCCGAATGTATTTTTAGACAAACACGGACAAGTGCCAGCAGATTCTCCGCTTCGTGTCGGGTTACGCCAtggggaaaaagaggaaaaactaGGAATAGAAATCACAGGGTAGGCAAAAGactgtaaaaacaaaagaaacgaaattataacaatttcttcttttgctcaagagttgaaaaggaagaaaaacagaaattgatAATCATAGTCATAATCATATTTGGGTGTCGATTGGAAATAATAGCAGGGGCAGGGCGGGGGAGGAGACTTGAGAAAGTCAGACACATCTTCAGCTCTCGGAAAgttaaaaagcaaaagaaataagattgaagtacaagaagaagaagaccgaTGGCCGGTCAGGTCAAAGGTGCCTCTCATATACAACCCCACTGAGGTTAtagtttctcttcttcttcttcttccctcctacccaatcatttcaaatcgcccgccctcttcttttcttcttctcatcttgACCgacttgtatttttcttcaaaagaaaaagatggtcgtcgtaaaacaagagaaaatcggcacttcttttctctcccccccccccaacaccCCATTTACCAcaacaaaattagaaaaagaatcaaccgACAAATCCTCAACTTTGGAATAAAACTGTTTGGCAATGCGCGATTGCAATAGAAAATGACGTGATAACAGGAGAATGTTGCGCATATGAATAAAACTAGCGAgtcaagtgaaacaaaaaaataacatgatGGATGTCGAGCTCGGGATAAAACTACAAGGCcctcttatttcattttttaccttCTTGTCTTCTATCAAAAACTTGAAGCAATTGCCCTTGATATCTATCCAACCGTCAGAAAAATGGAAGTAGAAACGTTCACTTGCACAAcgagccaaaaggaaaaaattaaaaataaataaataacgctCGGCTGGA
This DNA window, taken from Daphnia pulex isolate KAP4 chromosome 2, ASM2113471v1, encodes the following:
- the LOC124188264 gene encoding fibroblast growth factor receptor 4-like isoform X4, whose protein sequence is MDRILLLSALILFAASVNRAAPTQQRHEEVEVYEGDTVKYDCPSGLTQLAGHGVEWYHNDVRVDPRQHSRIRYAKKKNSITITFVESSDGGAWSIRPKSVRLMDPAPKMTPWCNFTVIVKMDDDDVDATAAEELQSDQADDDYHPHLFSTPSLHPEEEESDFPMADDDVSGSTTLAADGKPQSPSFIRIKKMEAFMSQVKPAGSTVTYKCPADGYPKPEIVWTKDGGPIKRHLGSAKLQKWSLELEEATTYDSGNYTCTVSNSHGSVSFTFKLLIQERFPHKPLIMEMHNSTVSIGGTVSFECRVISDLTPYVQWYRHFTDDNGSFVNDTTGTPIGNALQLDEDGEVNNDHQVLRLENVTKEDAGWYTCMAGNSLGMSYRSAWLTVVDPEEESPSIDHLLEGGLHHLQDQKVVIILASVLGSIVLAFVVLFAIAFRKRYSRQKRNKFMALETAHCIAPCTKKVIIEQRSAVNGVGGGIHEPLLFPVIKIEKHRSRLGTDIGSVSEYELPLDTRWEFPRQDLQLGKSLGEGAFGHVVQAQANGIIEKNSVSTVAVKMLKEGHTDTELMDLVSEMEMMKMIGTHVNILNLLGCCTQDGPLYVIVEFAPHGNLRDFLRQHRPSSGYERAIGQLGWKLGNTSYEHPIEFNSTGRMGQDTLTHKDLISFAYQVARGMDYLESKKCIHRDLAARNVLVSEDCVLKIADFGLARDVHMHEYYRKTTDGRLPVKWMAPEALFQRVYTSQSDVWSFGILLWEIMTLGGTPYPSVPNIERLFQLLRDGHRMEKPVSCSLEVYLLMRECWQYNPMERPTFSELVEDLERILKLTSNEEYLELGFESPETPPSSRENSDCRTQFVVSTV
- the LOC124188264 gene encoding fibroblast growth factor receptor 4-like isoform X2 codes for the protein MDRILLLSALILFAASVNRAAPTQQRHEEVEVYEGDTVKYDCPSGLTQLAGHGVEWYHNDVRVDPRQHSRIRYAKKKNSITITFVESSDGGAWSIRPKSVRLMDPAPKMTPWCNFTVIVKMDDDDVDATAAEELQSDQADDDYHPHLFSTPSLHPEEEESDFPMADDDVSGSTTLAADGKPQSPSFIRIKKMEAFMSQVKPAGSTVTYKCPADGYPKPEIVWTKDGGPIKRHLGSAKLQKWSLELEEATTYDSGNYTCTVSNSHGSVSFTFKLLIQERFHHKPVISDELKNTTAKEGEIVTLVCRVTSELHPHFIWIKHYQVNGSWEDEEKKPYYRRIYPTQLDEDGEVNNDHQVLRLENVTKEDAGWYTCMAGNSLGMSYRSAWLTVVDPEEESPSIDHLLEGGLHHLQDQKVVIILASVLGSIVLAFVVLFAIAFRKRYSRQKRNKFMALETAHCIAPCTKKVIIEQRSAVNGVGGGIHEPLLFPVIKIEKHRSRLGTDIGSVSEYELPLDTRWEFPRQDLQLGKSLGEGAFGHVVQAQANGIIEKNSVSTVAVKMLKEGHTDTELMDLVSEMEMMKMIGTHVNILNLLGCCTQDGPLYVIVEFAPHGNLRDFLRQHRPSSGYERAIGQLGWKLGNTSYEHPIEFNSTGRMGQDTLTHKDLISFAYQVARGMDYLESKKCIHRDLAARNVLVSEDCVLKIADFGLARDVHMHEYYRKTTDGRLPVKWMAPEALFQRVYTSQSDVWSFGILLWEIMTLGGTPYPSVPNIERLFQLLRDGHRMEKPVSCSLEVYLLMRECWQYNPMERPTFSELVEDLERILKLTSNEEYLELGFESPETPPSSRENSDCRTQFVVSTV
- the LOC124188264 gene encoding fibroblast growth factor receptor 4-like isoform X1, whose product is MDRILLLSALILFAASVNRAAPTQQRHEEVEVYEGDTVKYDCPSGLTQLAGHGVEWYHNDVRVDPRQHSRIRYAKKKNSITITFVESSDGGAWSIRPKSVRLMDPAPKMTPWCNFTVIVKMDDDDVDATAAEELQSDQADDDYHPHLFSTPSLHPEEEESDFPMADDDVSGSTTLAADGKPQSPSFIRIKKMEAFMSQVKPAGSTVTYKCPADGYPKPEIVWTKDGGPIKRHLGSAKLQKWSLELEEATTYDSGNYTCTVSNSHGSVSFTFKLLIQERFHHKPVISDELKNTTAKEGEIVTLVCRVTSELHPHFIWIKHYQVNGSWEDEEKKPYYRRIYPTQLDEDGEVNNDHQVLRLENVTKEDAGWYTCMAGNSLGMSYRSAWLTVVDPEEESPSIDHLLEGGLHHLQDQKVVIILASVLGSIVLAFVVLFAIAFRKRYSRQKRNKFMALETAHCIAPCTKKVIIEQRSAVNGVGGGIHEPLLFPVIKIEKHRSRLGTDIGSVSEYELPLDTRWEFPRQDLQLGKSLGEGAFGHVVQAQANGIIEKNSVSTVAVKMLKEGHTDTELMDLVSEMEMMKMIGTHVNILNLLGCCTQDGPLYVIVEFAPHGNLRDFLRQHRPSSGYERAIGQLGLGKLGNTSYEHPIEFNSTGRMGQDTLTHKDLISFAYQVARGMDYLESKKCIHRDLAARNVLVSEDCVLKIADFGLARDVHMHEYYRKTTDGRLPVKWMAPEALFQRVYTSQSDVWSFGILLWEIMTLGGTPYPSVPNIERLFQLLRDGHRMEKPVSCSLEVYLLMRECWQYNPMERPTFSELVEDLERILKLTSNEEYLELGFESPETPPSSRENSDCRTQFVVSTV
- the LOC124188264 gene encoding fibroblast growth factor receptor 4-like isoform X3; the encoded protein is MDRILLLSALILFAASVNRAAPTQQRHEEVEVYEGDTVKYDCPSGLTQLAGHGVEWYHNDVRVDPRQHSRIRYAKKKNSITITFVESSDGGAWSIRPKSVRLMDPAPKMTPWCNFTVIVKMDDDDVDATAAEELQSDQADDDYHPHLFSTPSLHPEEEESDFPMADDDVSGSTTLAADGKPQSPSFIRIKKMEAFMSQVKPAGSTVTYKCPADGYPKPEIVWTKDGGPIKRHLGSAKLQKWSLELEEATTYDSGNYTCTVSNSHGSVSFTFKLLIQERFPHKPLIMEMHNSTVSIGGTVSFECRVISDLTPYVQWYRHFTDDNGSFVNDTTGTPIGNALQLDEDGEVNNDHQVLRLENVTKEDAGWYTCMAGNSLGMSYRSAWLTVVDPEEESPSIDHLLEGGLHHLQDQKVVIILASVLGSIVLAFVVLFAIAFRKRYSRQKRNKFMALETAHCIAPCTKKVIIEQRSAVNGVGGGIHEPLLFPVIKIEKHRSRLGTDIGSVSEYELPLDTRWEFPRQDLQLGKSLGEGAFGHVVQAQANGIIEKNSVSTVAVKMLKEGHTDTELMDLVSEMEMMKMIGTHVNILNLLGCCTQDGPLYVIVEFAPHGNLRDFLRQHRPSSGYERAIGQLGLGKLGNTSYEHPIEFNSTGRMGQDTLTHKDLISFAYQVARGMDYLESKKCIHRDLAARNVLVSEDCVLKIADFGLARDVHMHEYYRKTTDGRLPVKWMAPEALFQRVYTSQSDVWSFGILLWEIMTLGGTPYPSVPNIERLFQLLRDGHRMEKPVSCSLEVYLLMRECWQYNPMERPTFSELVEDLERILKLTSNEEYLELGFESPETPPSSRENSDCRTQFVVSTV